The genomic stretch ACAGCGCCGAGGCGCAGGCCAGCGCCTGCTGGCGATAGGCCGTCATGATCGGCGCGCGCGTGCTGCCGCCCATCGCCGGATCGCCCTTGCGCCGCCGGTGCTCCGACACCAGCCGCGAGCGCTTTTTGTTGTCGCGGCGCGGGGCGGTGGTGGGTGGCGTGACGATCACCTCGACGTCGCCGGTATTGGTGACGGCGAGCATGCCGAAGCCGAGCCGGCGGCAGAGATTGCGATAACGCGCATCGCTTTCGCGGCCCTTGCCGCGCAGGGACAGTTTGGCGGCCAGCCAAACCTCGTCGCAGGCGCCGGCACGATCGACCGCCTGCAGGATCAGTTCGAGATTGAAGGTGAGTTTCAATTCCCCGATCACCACGACCGGCGGATCGTCGTCGCTCAGCGCCACCAGATCGCAGCCGCCGACTTCGCCCTTGACCGTGAAGCCGAGCTTTTCGAGGAAGCGTTTGACAGGCAGATAAAGCGCGGTTTCCAAGATAGCTCCGGTGGCGTAGGGCGACTCAGTCGCCTCAAGTCTAGCCCGGATTGCCGCGGGCGCGTGCAGCGGGATTTGATCCTGCTGCGCCAGAACGGCTATCCTGTACGCGGGACAAGACGGGCGCGCACGGGATGATCAGGAACGGCCTCTACCATATCACCGTGGAGATGCTTGACGGCGTCCAGGGTGGCGATCAGGGCGTCATGGTGGTGCGCGACGCTGCGTTGCGCGGCGGCGACTCCTTCTTTTACGCCTACGGCACCTACACCTGCGCGGACGGCAAATGGAAGGGCGAAGTCACCAACCAGGGGCACTCGCCGACCTTCGGCGAGCGGCCGATCTGGGAACGCAAGGTGGTGACCATCGGATATATCGGAACCCATACCGACGAAGGAGCCGAAAGCGACGGTATCGCGCTGGCCGGCAAGCAGAGCATTCGATTCAAATCGAAGCTGCGGCTGTTGATCCCGGTTTGATGGGTCTCAAGTCGAAGTCGAGGAAGACGCTGAACTCCTAACCGATCAGCCGATCGTAATCCGCGTGAGAACCGATCCAGAACCAGAGATGCGCATCGTCAGCTTCAACGGCCAAGGCTCGATAGCGCAGGCCGACACGGACTGACCAATATCGCCCGACCTTTTTGAATTGAAGGGATGGGTGGCGTGGGTCGTGCTTGAGCAAAGCAAAGCTGGCGTCAGCCAGGTTTCCAATTGAGGGCGGCAATCCGTCGTAAGCCGCCCAGAACTTTGGCGAGGCGGAGTGTTTCACAACTCGCGGGATTGCCCGGCACGATATGCCGCAAGGGCTTCTTCCGCGAATGCGTCAAGCTTGCCGGCGTTGGCACCCCGTTCGATGGCTGCGTCGAAGCGATCCGCGTCGAACGTTTCGAACCAGGCGCGAAAACGCGCCAGTTCCCGAGGAGGCAATGTTTCGATGGCTTTTTCGATATCTTCGGCTGTTGTCATTCCAGCAATATAACACCCGAGGAGTTCAGCGGGAAGCCGCGGAACTGCGCCGTTGGCTACCTCAAACCCGCCCGCTCACCGGCAGCAGCACGCCGGTGACGGCGGAGGCCGCGTCGCTGGCAAGGAACAGGATCACATCGGCGAGTTCTTTCGGCGTCACCCATTTGGCGAAATCGGCGTTCGGCATGCTGGCGCGGTTGGCGGCGGTGTCGATGGTTGACGGCAGCACCGCGTTGACGGTGATCTTGCCCTTGTGTTCGGCGGCAAGCGCCTCGGTCAGACGATGCACGCCGGCCTTGGAGGCGGCGTAGGCGCCCATGCCCGAGCCCGCCTGCAGCGCGCCCATCGCGCCGACATTGATGATCCGGCCCGCGCTGGAGGCGGTGAGATGCGCAATCGCCGCGCGCGAGGCGTTCAGCGCCGTCGTCACGTTGAGCGCATACATCCGCGCCCACGTCTTCGGATCGCCATCGGCGACCGTCTCGTACGCAAATCCGCCGGCGATATTGATCAGCGCGTCGATCTTGCCGAAATGCGACGCGACGGCGTCGATCGCCGTTTTGGCCGCAGCCGCGTCGGTCAAATCGATGCTGCCGAGTTCGAGCCGGGTCGGTGTCGCCGGCAATTGCGCCGGCGCATAGTCGATACCGGCCACCCGGGCGCCGCGCGCCAGCGCCTGTTCGGCGACCACCTTGCCGAGTGCGCCCGAAGCGCCGGTAATGACAACGACTTTTCCGTTCATGATGGGTCTCCCGGCCGAACACAGGGAGCGCACACTACAGTCAGGGGAATTTCATTTGCAATGCTGCGGGACTTTGCCTCCAAATACGGGTGTACAATACGTCATTCCCGCTGAGGATGTTCACATGCCCGATGCGCGACCGTGCGACCAGCATCTCGATCTCTTCAATTTCAAGCCGCTTCCGAATTTTGCGAAGGCA from Bradyrhizobium sp. Ash2021 encodes the following:
- a CDS encoding DUF2161 family putative PD-(D/E)XK-type phosphodiesterase; translated protein: METALYLPVKRFLEKLGFTVKGEVGGCDLVALSDDDPPVVVIGELKLTFNLELILQAVDRAGACDEVWLAAKLSLRGKGRESDARYRNLCRRLGFGMLAVTNTGDVEVIVTPPTTAPRRDNKKRSRLVSEHRRRKGDPAMGGSTRAPIMTAYRQQALACASALSAGPRRVKDLRAEIPDAGKILMHNVYGWFDRAERGIYVLTDAGHAALKRWPQQRIDFAAAGDAAP
- the fabG gene encoding 3-oxoacyl-ACP reductase FabG, yielding MNGKVVVITGASGALGKVVAEQALARGARVAGIDYAPAQLPATPTRLELGSIDLTDAAAAKTAIDAVASHFGKIDALINIAGGFAYETVADGDPKTWARMYALNVTTALNASRAAIAHLTASSAGRIINVGAMGALQAGSGMGAYAASKAGVHRLTEALAAEHKGKITVNAVLPSTIDTAANRASMPNADFAKWVTPKELADVILFLASDAASAVTGVLLPVSGRV